A window of the Mesorhizobium opportunistum WSM2075 genome harbors these coding sequences:
- a CDS encoding Smr/MutS family protein: protein MSRRPDRLSEDDRVLWNLVARSAKPLKGRTAVDIPDIALEARPTPSQPAQPATNAAGSAKPKAQHVTHRLDDPTLDKLSKGRLPIEGRVDLHGMTQDEAYSLLFSFLHRAHAGGIRYVLVITGKGSSSGGDGVLRRAVPAWLSTPAFRPLVSSHDHAARNHGGSGALYIRLRRVRS, encoded by the coding sequence ATGAGTAGGCGCCCAGATAGGCTCAGCGAGGATGACCGCGTGCTGTGGAACCTGGTGGCGCGCTCAGCCAAGCCGCTGAAGGGCAGAACCGCCGTCGACATTCCAGACATTGCGCTGGAAGCCAGGCCGACGCCGTCGCAACCGGCCCAGCCCGCCACCAATGCCGCCGGTTCCGCAAAGCCGAAGGCACAGCATGTCACGCACCGCCTCGACGACCCGACGCTGGACAAACTGTCGAAGGGCCGGCTGCCTATCGAGGGCCGCGTCGACCTGCATGGCATGACGCAGGACGAGGCCTATTCGCTGCTGTTCTCGTTCCTGCACCGGGCACATGCCGGCGGCATCCGCTATGTGCTGGTCATCACCGGCAAGGGGTCGTCCTCAGGCGGCGACGGCGTGCTGCGGCGCGCGGTGCCGGCCTGGCTGTCGACGCCGGCATTCCGGCCGCTGGTCTCCAGCCACGACCATGCGGCCCGCAACCATGGCGGTTCGGGCGCGCTCTATATCAGGCTGCGGCGGGTGCGCTCGTGA
- a CDS encoding helix-turn-helix domain-containing protein yields MTPFGEKLRALRSERGVSQKDMAAAIGVSAAYLSALEHGRRGAPTWTLIQKIIGYFNIIWDDAEELARLAEASHPRVRLDTSGLSPAATELANLLAENIEKLDEAELRNITASIRRALGRRP; encoded by the coding sequence ATGACCCCGTTCGGCGAGAAGCTGCGGGCGCTCCGAAGCGAGCGCGGCGTCAGCCAGAAGGACATGGCGGCGGCGATCGGCGTCAGTGCGGCCTATCTGTCGGCGCTCGAGCATGGCCGGCGCGGCGCGCCGACCTGGACGCTGATCCAGAAGATCATCGGCTATTTCAACATCATCTGGGACGATGCCGAGGAGCTGGCGCGGCTGGCCGAGGCCTCGCATCCGCGTGTCAGGCTGGACACGTCGGGCCTGAGCCCGGCCGCCACCGAGCTCGCCAACCTTTTGGCCGAGAACATCGAAAAGCTCGACGAGGCGGAGCTGCGCAACATCACCGCGTCGATCCGCAGGGCGCTCGGCCGGCGGCCGTAG
- a CDS encoding transglutaminase-like cysteine peptidase, with amino-acid sequence MNSSTMARRLRACAAAAGLAVTGGWVAPALAAGAMATGGLTSQPIGHYDFCRLHPGECSIRPPRLAPAALTDGLMRKLVNVTSRVNAAVKPMSDMDIYGKDEVWAYPDRGVGDCEDYVLEKRRQLSRMGVSLANLLMTVVRKPDGEGHAVLTVRTDGGDYVLDNLTDKVRPWDQTGYRFLKRQAIDNTGRWVSIRGGQQVLVGSVQ; translated from the coding sequence ATGAATTCCTCAACGATGGCGCGAAGGCTGCGCGCGTGCGCGGCAGCAGCCGGGCTGGCAGTAACGGGAGGCTGGGTGGCGCCGGCTTTGGCGGCCGGAGCAATGGCGACGGGGGGTCTTACCTCGCAGCCGATCGGCCACTACGATTTCTGCAGGCTGCATCCCGGTGAATGCTCGATCCGTCCGCCCAGGCTGGCGCCCGCCGCCTTGACCGACGGCTTGATGCGCAAGCTGGTCAATGTCACCTCCAGGGTCAACGCCGCCGTCAAGCCGATGAGCGACATGGACATCTACGGCAAGGACGAGGTCTGGGCCTATCCCGACAGGGGCGTCGGCGATTGCGAGGACTATGTCTTGGAAAAGCGCCGCCAGCTCTCCCGCATGGGCGTCTCGCTGGCCAACCTCCTGATGACCGTGGTGCGCAAGCCCGACGGCGAAGGGCACGCCGTGCTGACGGTGCGCACCGACGGGGGCGACTATGTGCTCGACAATCTGACCGACAAGGTCAGGCCATGGGACCAGACCGGCTATCGCTTCCTCAAGCGGCAGGCAATCGACAACACCGGCCGCTGGGTCTCGATCCGCGGTGGCCAGCAGGTCCTGGTCGGGTCGGTGCAGTAG
- a CDS encoding polyhydroxyalkanoate depolymerase: MFYQLYEMNHAALQPARLYADAVRLFYSNPLNPFSHTPWGRSIAATAELFERTTRRYGKPVFGLDKTVVDWKSVAVAEKTVWSKPFCNLVRFERAVPAGRRPDPKLLIVAPMSGHYATLLRGTVEAMLPYADVHITDWVDARMVPLSDGSFDLDDYIDYVIDMLHTLGPDTHVMAVCQPSVPVLAAVALMEAKGDPFVPSTMTLMGGPIDTRRNPTAVNLLAEEKGIDWFRDNVVMQAPWPVPGFGREVYPGFLQLSGFMSMNLDRHIIAHKDFFMHLVKHDGDNAEKHRDFYDEYLAVMDLTAEFYLQTVDTVFVRHALPKGEMTHRGTRIDPSVIRNVALFTVEGENDDISGLGQTKAAQDLCVNIPADRKAHYMQPAVGHYGVFNGSRFRSEIVPRIVDFITSYGRQTRVAVKPKLVRTAKR, translated from the coding sequence ATGTTCTACCAGCTCTATGAAATGAACCACGCCGCCTTGCAGCCCGCGCGTCTTTACGCCGACGCGGTGCGGCTGTTCTATTCCAACCCGCTCAATCCGTTTTCGCATACGCCCTGGGGCCGTTCCATCGCGGCAACCGCCGAACTGTTCGAGCGCACCACGCGCCGCTACGGCAAGCCGGTCTTCGGCCTCGACAAGACCGTGGTCGACTGGAAAAGCGTCGCGGTCGCCGAAAAGACCGTCTGGTCGAAGCCGTTCTGCAATCTCGTCCGCTTCGAGCGCGCGGTTCCCGCCGGGCGCCGGCCGGATCCGAAGCTTCTGATCGTGGCGCCGATGTCGGGCCATTACGCGACGCTGCTGCGCGGCACGGTCGAAGCCATGCTGCCCTACGCCGATGTCCACATCACCGACTGGGTCGATGCCCGCATGGTGCCGCTGTCGGACGGCAGCTTCGATCTCGACGACTATATCGACTACGTCATCGATATGCTGCACACGCTGGGTCCGGACACGCATGTGATGGCCGTATGCCAGCCTTCCGTGCCGGTTCTGGCCGCGGTGGCGCTGATGGAAGCCAAGGGCGATCCTTTCGTGCCCTCGACCATGACCCTGATGGGCGGCCCGATCGACACCCGCCGCAACCCGACCGCGGTCAACCTGCTGGCCGAGGAAAAGGGCATCGACTGGTTCCGCGACAATGTCGTCATGCAAGCGCCCTGGCCGGTGCCGGGCTTCGGCCGCGAGGTCTATCCGGGCTTCCTGCAGCTGTCCGGCTTCATGAGCATGAACCTCGACCGCCACATTATCGCCCACAAGGACTTCTTCATGCACCTTGTGAAGCATGACGGCGACAATGCCGAGAAGCACCGCGATTTCTACGACGAATATCTGGCGGTGATGGACCTGACGGCGGAATTCTACCTGCAGACCGTCGACACCGTCTTCGTGCGCCATGCCTTGCCCAAGGGCGAGATGACGCATCGCGGCACGAGGATCGATCCGTCCGTCATCCGCAACGTCGCCTTGTTCACCGTCGAGGGCGAGAACGACGACATATCGGGCCTTGGCCAGACCAAGGCGGCGCAGGATCTGTGCGTCAACATCCCGGCCGACAGGAAGGCGCATTACATGCAGCCTGCGGTCGGCCATTACGGCGTCTTCAACGGCTCGCGTTTCCGCTCCGAGATCGTGCCGCGCATCGTCGATTTCATCACCAGCTATGGCCGCCAGACCCGGGTAGCGGTCAAGCCGAAGCTGGTCCGCACCGCCAAGCGATAG
- a CDS encoding septal ring lytic transglycosylase RlpA family protein yields MKNTKQTAIVAVTIAAGLMVGASATSATAAAQCGRASWYALHSRTASGERMNPSALTAAHRTLPFGTKLRVTNKNNGRSVVVRINDRGPFIKGRVLDLSKGAAGQLGFIGSGHTAVCMARV; encoded by the coding sequence ATGAAGAACACAAAACAGACCGCGATTGTCGCGGTAACGATCGCTGCTGGCCTGATGGTCGGCGCTTCCGCAACCTCGGCGACCGCTGCCGCTCAGTGTGGCCGTGCCTCGTGGTATGCCCTGCACTCCAGGACCGCATCGGGCGAGCGTATGAACCCATCGGCGCTGACCGCGGCCCACCGCACACTGCCTTTCGGCACCAAGCTGCGGGTGACCAACAAGAACAACGGCCGCAGCGTGGTCGTGCGCATCAACGATCGCGGCCCGTTCATCAAGGGACGCGTGCTCGACCTGTCGAAGGGCGCGGCCGGCCAGCTCGGCTTCATCGGCTCCGGCCACACCGCCGTCTGCATGGCACGCGTTTGA
- a CDS encoding IS110 family transposase, whose amino-acid sequence MNKIICGVDVSKDWLDAHVWPGGAAERFANDATGIAALWLFCRGHGAAMAVMEASGGYERLGFMLLWAHGMPCGVVNAKSVRRFAEAMGYLEKTDRIDAAVIAHYSEVKKTVPTPPPSAAQQRLAALVARLCQVVGDATINKQRRSAARDAETCASIEAMLAFLKREQRRLEGEIASMIDDDPLWARLERAFRSLKGVAGRTVARLMAELPEIGLISNKAIAKLAGLAPIADDSGRRAGNRHVRGGRAGPRGILFIVAAIVAKFDPHLKAFAQRLQQAGKSKMLIRIALARKLLVILNAKARDARAEFANAT is encoded by the coding sequence GTGAACAAGATCATTTGTGGAGTTGATGTTTCGAAGGATTGGCTGGACGCGCATGTCTGGCCAGGCGGTGCGGCAGAGCGTTTCGCCAATGACGCGACGGGCATCGCAGCTCTTTGGCTGTTCTGCCGTGGCCACGGCGCAGCAATGGCGGTGATGGAGGCGTCGGGCGGCTATGAGAGGCTGGGGTTCATGCTTTTGTGGGCGCATGGCATGCCGTGCGGCGTGGTCAATGCCAAGAGCGTGCGTCGCTTCGCCGAGGCGATGGGTTATCTGGAAAAGACCGACCGGATCGACGCTGCTGTCATCGCCCATTACAGCGAAGTCAAGAAGACGGTCCCCACGCCACCGCCGAGCGCTGCCCAGCAGCGGCTCGCCGCACTGGTTGCGCGGCTTTGCCAGGTTGTCGGCGATGCGACCATCAACAAGCAGCGCAGAAGTGCCGCACGCGACGCCGAGACATGCGCCAGCATCGAGGCCATGCTGGCCTTCCTCAAGCGCGAGCAACGACGGCTGGAAGGCGAGATTGCCTCGATGATCGACGACGATCCGCTGTGGGCCAGGCTGGAGCGGGCCTTCCGTTCGCTCAAGGGGGTGGCCGGGCGCACCGTCGCCCGCCTGATGGCCGAACTGCCTGAGATCGGCCTCATCTCCAACAAAGCCATCGCTAAGCTGGCAGGCCTCGCCCCCATCGCAGATGACAGCGGCAGGCGGGCCGGCAACAGGCATGTGCGCGGCGGACGCGCCGGGCCGCGAGGCATCCTCTTCATCGTCGCGGCCATCGTGGCCAAGTTCGATCCCCATCTCAAAGCGTTCGCTCAGCGGTTGCAACAGGCCGGAAAGTCCAAAATGCTCATCCGCATCGCACTCGCCCGAAAACTCCTCGTCATCCTCAATGCAAAAGCACGCGATGCGCGAGCCGAGTTCGCAAATGCAACTTGA
- a CDS encoding ABC transporter permease subunit, which translates to MTISSYSERPGSRIEEADGLSVPWSRPSPKRTGVSARIVSAVTILAVLALWALSARLQLVSPVFLPSPLAVWNKFIVVIRDGFVDATLAQHAVASLGRVFAALIAAILVGVPVGLAIGISTVGRGIFDPLLEFLRPIPPLAYLPLVIIWFGIGEPSKILVITIAMLAPVALSTASGVRGVSQERINAARSLGATHAQVVRHVILPSALPSILTGLRIALGAGWSTLVAAELVAATRGLGFMIQSAAQFLVTDVVVMGILVIAAIAFVLEFTIRRIERVFVPWAGRE; encoded by the coding sequence ATGACCATTTCCTCCTACAGCGAGCGGCCCGGCTCCCGCATCGAGGAGGCCGACGGCCTGTCGGTGCCGTGGTCCAGGCCGAGCCCGAAGCGGACGGGCGTCTCGGCCCGCATCGTCAGCGCGGTCACCATCCTGGCGGTGCTGGCTCTATGGGCGCTGTCGGCCCGGCTGCAGCTGGTGTCGCCGGTGTTCCTGCCCTCGCCGCTCGCCGTGTGGAACAAGTTCATCGTCGTTATCCGAGACGGCTTCGTCGACGCGACGCTCGCCCAGCATGCCGTCGCCAGCCTTGGCCGGGTGTTTGCCGCGCTGATCGCGGCCATCCTCGTCGGCGTGCCGGTTGGCCTCGCCATTGGCATCAGCACGGTCGGACGCGGCATCTTCGATCCGCTGCTGGAATTCCTGCGGCCGATTCCGCCGCTCGCCTACTTGCCGCTGGTCATCATCTGGTTCGGCATCGGCGAGCCGTCGAAGATCCTGGTGATCACCATCGCCATGCTGGCGCCGGTTGCATTGTCGACCGCCTCCGGCGTTCGCGGCGTCTCGCAGGAGCGCATCAACGCTGCGCGCTCGTTGGGTGCCACGCATGCGCAAGTGGTCCGCCACGTCATCCTGCCCAGCGCGCTGCCCTCGATCCTGACCGGCCTGCGCATCGCGCTCGGCGCCGGCTGGTCGACGCTGGTCGCTGCCGAACTGGTGGCGGCGACGCGCGGGCTCGGCTTCATGATTCAGTCGGCCGCCCAGTTCCTGGTCACCGACGTCGTGGTGATGGGCATATTGGTGATCGCGGCCATCGCCTTCGTGCTCGAATTCACCATCCGCAGGATCGAGCGCGTGTTCGTCCCGTGGGCGGGACGCGAATGA
- a CDS encoding taurine ABC transporter ATP-binding protein gives MPHLVLDPHLVLDKVSVHYDGQPAPAVERVSIDVAKGDFVVLVGRSGCGKTSLLNVAAGLVAPARGTATIDGRPITAPGSDRAVVFQNDALFPWLTARENVAFALRLRGVQPVERARRADALLALVKLDGAGDKRIWELSGGMRQRVGLARALAAEPEFLLLDEPLGALDALTRERMQTTLLDLWTASDVGVLMVTHGIEEALVLATRIVVLAPGPGRVVRTFEPGFSRRYASGESIRAIKADPAFATARGELTDAIFEGETA, from the coding sequence ATGCCGCATCTCGTGCTCGACCCCCATCTCGTACTGGACAAGGTCTCGGTCCACTATGACGGCCAGCCGGCACCAGCCGTGGAGCGGGTGTCGATCGACGTCGCCAAGGGCGACTTCGTTGTCCTCGTCGGCCGTTCCGGCTGCGGCAAGACCTCGCTGCTGAATGTCGCGGCCGGCCTGGTCGCGCCGGCGCGCGGCACGGCCACGATCGATGGCCGTCCGATCACGGCGCCCGGTTCGGACCGGGCGGTGGTGTTCCAGAACGATGCGCTGTTCCCGTGGCTGACCGCGCGCGAGAATGTCGCCTTCGCCCTCAGGCTGCGTGGCGTGCAGCCGGTGGAACGGGCGCGGCGCGCCGACGCGCTTCTGGCGCTGGTGAAGCTCGACGGCGCTGGCGACAAGCGCATCTGGGAGCTTTCCGGTGGCATGCGCCAGCGTGTTGGACTGGCCCGGGCGCTCGCCGCCGAACCCGAATTCCTGCTGCTCGACGAGCCGCTCGGCGCGCTCGATGCGCTGACGCGCGAACGCATGCAGACGACGCTGCTCGATCTCTGGACGGCAAGTGATGTCGGCGTGCTGATGGTGACGCACGGCATCGAGGAGGCACTGGTGCTCGCCACCCGCATCGTCGTGCTGGCGCCCGGACCGGGCCGCGTGGTGCGGACCTTCGAGCCCGGCTTCTCCAGGCGCTACGCGTCGGGCGAGTCCATCCGCGCCATCAAGGCCGATCCGGCCTTTGCCACCGCGCGCGGCGAACTGACCGACGCCATCTTCGAAGGAGAGACGGCATGA
- the tauA gene encoding taurine ABC transporter substrate-binding protein: MSTISRRILLLSSAALAGAAFLGPAMAQDLKITIGYQTVVEPSKVPQADGAYEKATKAAIDWRKFDSGADVIAAVASGSVDIGYVGSSPLAAAAGRELPIQTIFVVGLIGQSEALVARNGAGIEKVADLAGKKVAVPFVSTTHYSLLAALKHENVDPKSVEILNLRPPEIAAAFARGDIDAAYVWDPALGQIKTSGKVVVDSSQVAAWGAPTFDAWIVRTDFAEKNPEAVRDFVKVTGASYAEYLAKPDTWSASSPQAEKIAKLTGAKLEEVPELLKGYVFPTLEEQASDKFLGGGTVKAIAAASAFLKEQGKVDAVLPDYSKYVTSKYVTEAQASN; the protein is encoded by the coding sequence ATGTCCACCATTTCGCGACGCATCCTTCTCCTGTCGTCGGCGGCCCTTGCCGGCGCCGCCTTCCTCGGTCCGGCCATGGCGCAGGACCTCAAGATCACCATCGGCTACCAGACGGTGGTCGAGCCCTCCAAGGTGCCGCAGGCCGATGGCGCCTATGAAAAGGCGACCAAGGCGGCAATAGACTGGCGCAAGTTCGATTCCGGCGCCGATGTCATCGCCGCGGTCGCATCCGGTTCCGTAGACATCGGCTATGTCGGTTCGAGCCCGCTGGCGGCGGCGGCCGGCCGCGAACTGCCGATCCAGACCATCTTCGTCGTCGGCCTGATCGGGCAATCCGAAGCGCTGGTCGCCCGCAACGGCGCCGGCATCGAGAAGGTCGCCGACCTCGCCGGCAAGAAGGTCGCCGTGCCGTTCGTCTCGACGACGCATTACAGCCTGCTCGCCGCGCTGAAGCATGAGAATGTCGACCCGAAATCGGTCGAGATCCTCAATCTCAGGCCGCCGGAAATAGCCGCCGCCTTCGCGCGTGGCGACATCGATGCCGCCTATGTCTGGGACCCGGCGCTCGGCCAGATCAAGACGTCGGGCAAGGTCGTTGTGGACTCTTCGCAGGTCGCCGCCTGGGGCGCGCCGACCTTCGACGCCTGGATCGTGCGCACCGACTTCGCCGAGAAGAACCCGGAAGCGGTGCGCGACTTCGTCAAGGTGACCGGCGCTTCCTATGCCGAGTACCTCGCCAAGCCGGACACCTGGTCGGCGTCGTCGCCGCAGGCCGAAAAGATCGCCAAGCTCACCGGCGCCAAGCTGGAAGAAGTGCCGGAGCTGTTGAAGGGCTATGTCTTCCCGACATTGGAAGAGCAGGCCTCCGACAAATTCCTCGGCGGCGGCACCGTCAAGGCGATCGCGGCGGCGTCCGCCTTCCTCAAGGAGCAAGGCAAGGTCGACGCCGTGCTGCCCGACTATTCGAAATACGTGACATCGAAATACGTCACCGAAGCGCAGGCCTCGAACTAG